The following proteins are co-located in the Pseudomonas fluorescens genome:
- a CDS encoding efflux RND transporter periplasmic adaptor subunit — MGGRTSRVVLSLGLLALLSGCGQENTEPKAHSRVFVQTVQSADFAAAVTLTGDIQARVQTDLSFRVGGKIIQRMVDVGDRVTAKQVLAKLDPKDLQTNVDSAQAQVVAEQARVKQTAAAFVRQEKLLPKGYTSRSEYDAAQAALRSSQSALAAAQAQLANAREQLGYSALIADAPGVITARQAEVGQVVQATVPIFSLARDGERDAVFNVYESLLVEPPPDAPITVSLLDNPSIKVQGKVREVTPAVAANTGTVQVKIALQALPKGMQLGSVVSATANGPAKASIELPWSALTKDLNEPAVWLVDGDGKAQLHKVTVARYLTGKVIIGEGLKGGEKVVVAGGQLLHPGMLVEIAQPGAQP, encoded by the coding sequence ATGGGCGGTCGCACTTCAAGAGTTGTACTCAGCCTTGGCCTGTTGGCGCTGCTGAGTGGCTGTGGTCAGGAAAACACCGAACCCAAGGCGCATTCACGGGTATTTGTGCAGACCGTACAGTCGGCGGATTTTGCCGCAGCGGTCACGCTGACCGGTGACATCCAGGCCCGCGTACAAACCGATTTGTCCTTTCGGGTGGGCGGCAAGATCATCCAGCGCATGGTCGACGTGGGCGACCGCGTGACCGCCAAGCAAGTGTTGGCCAAGCTCGACCCCAAGGATTTGCAGACCAACGTCGATTCCGCCCAGGCCCAGGTCGTGGCCGAACAGGCGCGGGTCAAGCAGACCGCCGCCGCCTTCGTGCGCCAGGAAAAGCTCCTGCCCAAGGGCTACACCAGCCGCAGCGAATACGACGCTGCCCAGGCCGCGCTGCGCAGCAGTCAAAGTGCCCTGGCGGCGGCGCAAGCCCAACTGGCCAACGCCCGTGAGCAACTCGGCTATAGCGCGTTGATCGCCGATGCGCCCGGCGTGATTACCGCTCGCCAGGCCGAGGTCGGCCAGGTGGTGCAGGCCACTGTGCCGATTTTCAGCCTGGCCCGTGACGGTGAGCGCGATGCGGTGTTCAACGTGTACGAATCGCTGTTAGTGGAGCCGCCGCCTGACGCACCGATCACGGTCAGCCTGTTGGATAACCCGAGCATCAAGGTCCAAGGCAAGGTCCGTGAAGTCACCCCAGCCGTCGCGGCCAATACCGGCACCGTGCAAGTCAAGATTGCGTTGCAGGCGCTGCCCAAAGGCATGCAGCTGGGTTCGGTGGTGAGCGCCACTGCGAATGGCCCGGCCAAGGCCAGTATCGAGCTGCCCTGGTCTGCGTTGACCAAAGACCTCAACGAGCCCGCTGTGTGGCTGGTCGATGGCGACGGCAAGGCGCAACTGCACAAGGTCACGGTGGCGCGTTACCTGACCGGCAAAGTGATCATCGGCGAGGGCCTTAAAGGCGGCGAAAAAGTTGTGGTGGCCGGCGGGCAATTGTTGCACCCCGGTATGCTTGTCGAGATCGCCCAGCCAGGAGCCCAGCCATGA
- a CDS encoding amino acid ABC transporter permease: protein MTFDFAFILSTLPAFLSAVGVTLQVGLIAIASSLLVALINAALLVFRTPYLSRLVALYVELARNTPLLIQLFFVYFALPALGFNISGFWAAIITMTFLGGAYLTEVLRAGVEAVPLAQIESGKSIGLSDWQLLRHVILPQAGILSLPALFANFIFLLKETTVVSAVAVPEILYTTKSYIALYYKTYEMLAVLTLICVLLFLPLSLLLSRLERRLQHGQFGS, encoded by the coding sequence ATGACCTTCGATTTCGCTTTTATCCTCAGCACCCTGCCGGCGTTTCTCAGTGCCGTGGGGGTGACGCTGCAAGTGGGCTTGATTGCCATTGCCAGCTCCTTGCTGGTGGCGCTGATCAATGCGGCGCTGCTGGTGTTTCGCACGCCCTACCTGTCGCGCCTGGTGGCGCTGTATGTGGAGTTGGCGCGTAACACGCCGCTGCTGATCCAACTGTTCTTCGTGTACTTCGCCTTGCCGGCCCTGGGTTTCAATATTTCCGGGTTCTGGGCGGCCATCATCACCATGACGTTCCTGGGCGGCGCGTACCTCACCGAAGTGCTGCGCGCCGGTGTCGAAGCGGTGCCGCTGGCGCAGATCGAGTCGGGCAAATCCATCGGCCTGTCCGACTGGCAGTTGCTGCGCCATGTGATCCTGCCCCAGGCCGGCATTCTCAGCCTGCCGGCGCTGTTCGCCAATTTCATCTTCCTGCTCAAGGAGACCACCGTGGTCTCGGCTGTGGCCGTGCCGGAAATTCTCTACACCACCAAGAGTTACATCGCGCTCTACTACAAAACCTACGAGATGCTCGCCGTGCTGACGCTGATTTGCGTGCTGTTGTTCTTGCCGCTGTCGCTGCTGCTCAGCCGCCTGGAAAGGAGGCTCCAGCATGGCCAGTTCGGGTCTTGA
- a CDS encoding MetQ/NlpA family ABC transporter substrate-binding protein codes for MKKVLLFTALAAALTASFAQANEKLVVAATPIPHAEILELVKPTLAKEGVDLEIKVFTDYVQPNTQVAEKRLDANYFQTLPYLENFNKGKGTNLVTVIGVHVEPIGGYSKKIKNISELKDGATVAIPNEGSNSGRALLLLQKNGLITLKDPSNALSTPKDIASNPKHLKFKELESALLPRVLDQVDLDVINTNYALEAGLNPAKDALIIEDAKSPYVNFLVARPDNKDSDAVQKLAKALTSPEVKAFIEKKYNGAVVPAF; via the coding sequence ATGAAAAAGGTTCTGTTGTTTACCGCACTGGCGGCTGCCCTGACTGCAAGCTTCGCCCAGGCCAACGAGAAACTGGTCGTTGCGGCCACCCCGATCCCGCACGCCGAGATCCTTGAGCTGGTCAAGCCGACCCTGGCCAAAGAAGGCGTGGACCTGGAAATCAAGGTGTTCACCGACTATGTGCAGCCCAACACACAGGTTGCCGAGAAGCGCCTGGACGCCAACTACTTCCAGACCCTGCCGTACCTGGAAAACTTCAACAAGGGCAAGGGCACCAACCTGGTCACTGTGATCGGTGTGCACGTTGAACCGATCGGCGGCTACTCGAAGAAGATCAAGAATATTTCCGAGCTTAAAGACGGCGCTACCGTGGCCATCCCGAACGAAGGCTCCAACAGTGGCCGCGCCCTGCTGCTGCTGCAAAAGAATGGTTTGATTACGCTGAAAGACCCGAGCAATGCGCTGTCCACGCCGAAAGACATCGCTTCCAACCCAAAACACCTGAAGTTCAAAGAGCTGGAATCGGCCTTGCTGCCTCGCGTGCTGGACCAGGTTGACCTGGACGTGATCAACACCAACTACGCCCTGGAAGCGGGCTTGAACCCGGCGAAAGACGCGCTGATCATCGAAGATGCCAAGTCGCCTTATGTGAACTTCCTGGTCGCTCGCCCGGACAACAAGGACAGCGACGCTGTGCAGAAACTGGCCAAGGCGCTGACCAGCCCGGAAGTCAAAGCCTTCATCGAGAAGAAGTACAACGGCGCGGTAGTGCCTGCGTTCTGA
- a CDS encoding efflux RND transporter periplasmic adaptor subunit has protein sequence MKHLTALLATSLLLVACSKQEPPPEPVRPVLSMEVKAEDQENLGRFAGTIQARYESNLGFRVPGRIARRAVDVGAEVEKGALLAVLDPTDQQNQLRAAQGDLARVQAQFINAQANARRQQALFDRGVGAQAQLDVAQTDLKTTQATLDQAKASVNQAKDQLTYAELRTDHAGVVTAWNAEAGQVVSAGQQVVTLARPDIKEAVIDLPAGLAERLPADVVFLVAGQLDPSVNTTAIVREIEPQAQSATRTRRARLTLAETPPAFRLGTAISVTLSSAIAPRIELPVSALQDVGGKTRIWLLDTQSQTVQPRDVTVISQDADSALLNGGVKPGERIVTAGVNSLKAGQKVKIDEDSPR, from the coding sequence ATGAAGCACCTGACGGCTCTACTCGCCACCAGCCTGTTGCTGGTCGCCTGCTCCAAGCAAGAACCGCCGCCCGAACCGGTGCGCCCGGTGTTATCGATGGAAGTCAAAGCCGAAGACCAGGAAAACCTCGGGCGCTTCGCCGGTACGATCCAGGCGCGTTATGAAAGCAATCTGGGTTTCCGCGTGCCCGGCCGTATTGCCCGTCGCGCCGTGGACGTCGGTGCCGAGGTGGAGAAGGGCGCCTTGCTCGCCGTTCTCGACCCCACCGACCAGCAGAACCAGTTGCGCGCCGCCCAAGGCGACCTTGCCCGTGTGCAGGCGCAATTTATCAATGCCCAGGCCAACGCCCGCCGCCAACAAGCGTTGTTCGACCGTGGCGTCGGCGCCCAGGCCCAGTTGGACGTGGCCCAGACCGACCTTAAAACCACCCAGGCCACGCTCGACCAGGCCAAGGCCTCGGTCAACCAGGCCAAAGACCAGCTCACTTACGCCGAACTGCGCACTGACCACGCCGGTGTTGTCACCGCGTGGAATGCCGAGGCCGGTCAAGTGGTCAGCGCCGGCCAGCAGGTGGTGACCCTGGCCCGCCCGGATATCAAGGAAGCGGTGATCGACCTGCCCGCCGGCCTCGCCGAGCGCTTGCCCGCCGATGTGGTGTTTCTGGTCGCCGGGCAACTCGACCCAAGCGTCAACACCACCGCCATCGTGCGCGAAATCGAGCCTCAGGCCCAAAGTGCCACGCGCACCCGTCGCGCACGACTGACCCTGGCCGAGACGCCGCCGGCGTTTCGCCTGGGAACCGCGATCAGCGTGACCTTGAGCAGCGCGATTGCGCCACGTATCGAACTGCCTGTCAGCGCGTTGCAGGACGTTGGCGGCAAAACCCGCATCTGGCTGCTCGACACCCAAAGCCAGACCGTGCAACCGCGTGACGTCACCGTGATCAGCCAGGACGCCGACAGCGCCTTGCTCAATGGCGGCGTCAAACCCGGCGAACGCATCGTCACCGCCGGTGTGAACAGCCTGAAAGCCGGGCAAAAAGTCAAAATCGACGAGGACAGCCCGCGATGA
- a CDS encoding sigma 54-interacting transcriptional regulator, with protein MSHETFGQPLLTFPDAEKSPLSIRAKALVFVDPRSRQLREALESLAPRALPVLIRGETGSGKELLARHIHRGSDRAGLFVSVNCGAISPTYADAELFGYAAGSHSGAASSRAGWFGSANGGTLYLDEIGDLPLPIQVKLLAALENHEVTRVGAHQPSPVDVRLVAATSIDLAQAVAAGKFHERLFHYLSEGQLDLPALRERVGDILSLAEYFLGIYSQRLDLPVPLISDAAQRVLEHHSWPGNTRELENVIHFALLVSSGDEILPEHLNLPAAGSPLEQLQRIFANASPAEQQTLLKFLHEQNGIST; from the coding sequence ATGAGTCATGAAACCTTCGGCCAGCCACTGCTGACCTTCCCCGACGCCGAAAAGAGCCCGCTGAGCATTCGCGCCAAGGCGTTGGTGTTTGTCGACCCGCGTTCACGGCAACTGCGTGAAGCGCTCGAAAGCCTCGCGCCGCGTGCCTTGCCCGTGTTGATTCGCGGCGAGACCGGTAGCGGTAAAGAGCTGCTGGCGCGGCATATCCACCGGGGCAGCGACCGCGCCGGGCTGTTTGTGTCGGTCAACTGCGGCGCGATCAGCCCCACCTACGCCGACGCCGAATTGTTCGGCTACGCCGCAGGCAGCCACAGCGGCGCGGCCAGCAGTCGGGCCGGGTGGTTCGGCTCGGCCAACGGCGGCACCTTGTACCTGGACGAAATCGGTGACTTGCCGCTGCCGATCCAGGTGAAATTGCTCGCGGCCTTGGAAAATCACGAAGTCACTCGCGTTGGCGCACATCAGCCCAGCCCGGTGGATGTGCGGCTGGTCGCAGCCACCAGCATCGACCTGGCCCAAGCCGTGGCGGCGGGCAAGTTTCATGAACGCCTGTTCCATTACTTGAGCGAAGGCCAGTTGGACCTGCCGGCCTTGCGTGAACGGGTCGGCGACATCCTGTCCCTGGCCGAATACTTCCTCGGCATCTACAGCCAGCGCCTGGACCTGCCGGTGCCGCTGATCAGTGACGCCGCCCAGCGCGTGCTGGAACACCACAGTTGGCCGGGCAATACCCGCGAGCTGGAAAACGTCATTCACTTCGCGCTGTTGGTGAGCAGTGGCGATGAAATTTTGCCCGAGCATTTAAACCTGCCGGCGGCGGGCTCACCCCTTGAGCAACTGCAACGGATTTTCGCCAACGCCAGCCCCGCCGAGCAGCAAACCTTGCTCAAATTCCTACATGAACAAAATGGAATATCAACGTGA
- a CDS encoding transporter substrate-binding domain-containing protein, producing MKTAKLLLPLLAVALLAGCDKKAEAPAKPAAAVSYIDKIKARDKLIVGVFTDKPPFGFVNEAGRYVGFDTDIGRQFAKDLLGDENKVEFVAVEPASRIPFLQSDKVDLILANMTVTPERKEAVDFTNPNLKVAVQALVPQGSAVKSLDDLASRTTIVTTGTTADIWLTKHHPDWKLLKFEKNSESLQALSAGRGDAYAQDNLVLFSWAKQNPGYRVLEQKLGDEAPIAPAVKKGNVELRDWVNSELAKLGEEKFLLKLYDQYVRKELSDDTRPESVIVEGGKWQG from the coding sequence ATGAAAACTGCCAAGTTATTACTGCCACTGCTCGCCGTCGCATTGTTGGCCGGCTGCGATAAGAAGGCTGAAGCGCCCGCGAAACCTGCCGCCGCGGTGAGCTACATCGACAAGATCAAGGCGCGCGACAAGTTGATCGTCGGCGTATTCACCGACAAGCCGCCGTTCGGCTTTGTGAACGAAGCCGGTCGCTACGTCGGCTTCGATACCGACATCGGCCGCCAATTCGCCAAGGACCTGCTGGGCGATGAAAACAAAGTCGAATTCGTCGCCGTCGAGCCGGCCAGCCGTATACCGTTTCTGCAAAGTGACAAAGTCGACCTGATCCTCGCCAACATGACCGTGACCCCGGAGCGCAAGGAAGCGGTGGACTTTACCAACCCCAACCTGAAAGTCGCGGTACAGGCGTTGGTGCCTCAGGGCAGCGCGGTAAAAAGCCTGGATGACTTGGCCTCCCGCACCACCATCGTCACCACGGGTACCACTGCCGATATCTGGCTGACCAAGCACCACCCGGACTGGAAACTGCTCAAGTTCGAGAAAAACTCCGAGTCACTGCAAGCGTTGTCGGCCGGTCGTGGTGACGCGTATGCACAGGACAACCTGGTGTTGTTCAGCTGGGCCAAGCAGAACCCGGGCTACCGTGTGCTGGAGCAGAAACTCGGTGATGAAGCGCCGATTGCGCCAGCGGTGAAGAAGGGCAACGTCGAATTGCGTGACTGGGTGAATAGCGAGTTGGCGAAGTTGGGTGAGGAGAAGTTTTTGCTCAAGTTGTATGACCAATATGTGCGTAAAGAGCTGAGCGATGACACCCGGCCTGAGAGTGTGATTGTTGAAGGCGGGAAGTGGCAGGGGTGA
- a CDS encoding AAA family ATPase → MLKTLAVANYRSINKLVVPLDRLNLVTGPNGSGKSNLYRALRLLAETAQGGVINALAREGGLDSTFWAGPETISRRMRNGEVPVEPMVRQGVKRLRLGFAGEDFSYAISLGLPEKTQSYFSLDPEVKKECIWAGHLYRPASLLVQRSGPMVRAREGRAWDVLAQHTPNYHSLFDQVGNLRGSPEVLLLRESIRGWRFYDHFRSDVDAPVRQPQLGTRTPVLHHDGRDLAAALQTIREIGDPEALQRAVSDAFPGARLNIQPLQGGRFALEFYQEGLLRPLSAAELSDGTLRYLLLVAALLTPRPPTMMVLNEPETSLHPDLLPALARLIIQASQQCQVWVVSHASRLIAALQQDEGCHSIVLEKVLGETRIVGQGVLDAPAWHWPE, encoded by the coding sequence ATGCTGAAAACCCTCGCAGTAGCCAATTATCGCTCGATCAATAAGTTGGTGGTGCCCCTGGACCGGCTGAACCTGGTCACCGGCCCCAATGGCAGCGGTAAGTCCAACCTGTATCGCGCCCTGCGGCTGCTGGCGGAAACCGCCCAAGGCGGGGTGATCAATGCGCTGGCCCGTGAGGGCGGGTTGGACTCGACCTTCTGGGCCGGGCCGGAAACCATCAGCCGGCGCATGCGCAATGGCGAGGTGCCGGTGGAGCCCATGGTACGCCAAGGCGTCAAACGCCTGCGCCTGGGGTTTGCCGGGGAGGACTTCAGCTATGCGATCTCCCTGGGCCTGCCGGAAAAAACCCAGTCGTATTTTTCCCTGGACCCGGAAGTGAAGAAGGAATGCATCTGGGCTGGCCACCTCTACCGCCCGGCCAGCCTGCTGGTGCAGCGTTCCGGGCCGATGGTGCGAGCACGTGAAGGACGTGCCTGGGACGTGTTGGCTCAGCACACACCGAATTACCACAGCCTGTTCGACCAGGTCGGCAACCTGCGCGGCTCGCCGGAGGTGTTGCTGCTGCGCGAAAGCATCCGGGGCTGGCGGTTTTATGATCACTTTCGCAGCGACGTCGATGCGCCCGTGCGCCAGCCACAACTGGGCACGCGCACGCCGGTGTTGCATCACGACGGGCGCGACCTGGCAGCCGCGTTGCAGACCATTCGAGAGATTGGCGACCCCGAGGCCTTGCAGCGCGCGGTGAGCGATGCGTTCCCCGGAGCGCGCTTGAATATCCAACCGCTGCAAGGCGGGCGTTTCGCGCTTGAATTTTATCAGGAAGGTTTGCTGCGGCCGCTGTCGGCCGCGGAGTTGTCGGACGGCACCTTGCGTTATCTGCTGCTGGTTGCCGCGCTGCTGACGCCCCGGCCGCCCACGATGATGGTGCTGAACGAACCGGAGACCAGCCTGCACCCGGATTTGCTGCCGGCGCTGGCGCGCTTGATTATCCAGGCGTCACAGCAGTGCCAGGTGTGGGTGGTATCCCATGCCAGTCGGTTGATTGCCGCGCTGCAGCAGGATGAAGGGTGTCATTCGATTGTGCTGGAGAAGGTGCTGGGCGAGACGCGGATTGTGGGGCAAGGGGTTTTGGATGCGCCGGCGTGGCATTGGCCGGAATAG
- a CDS encoding amino acid ABC transporter permease: protein MASSGLELLWVSLPQLGKGAAQTLSISFLSIAFSTVGGVLYGVLRTLNNRLINLVLRVYLELFRAIPVLVWLYLLFFGLPIFFGLSIPSFWCAVLVLSLWGASEVGEVVRGALHSLPRGQREAGLSIGLSDPQLYGYVLLPQALKRMTPPTINVYTRIIKTSSLAVLIGVVDVIKVGQQIIERTYESVLIYGVLFLFFFFICYPLSAASKRLERRWAQA from the coding sequence ATGGCCAGTTCGGGTCTTGAGTTGCTGTGGGTGTCGTTGCCGCAACTGGGCAAGGGCGCTGCGCAAACCCTGTCGATTTCGTTTTTGAGCATTGCCTTCAGCACCGTCGGCGGCGTGCTGTATGGCGTGTTGCGCACGCTGAACAACCGGCTGATCAACCTTGTGCTGCGTGTTTATCTGGAGCTGTTCCGGGCGATTCCGGTGCTGGTGTGGTTGTACCTGTTGTTTTTCGGCCTGCCGATTTTCTTTGGCCTGAGCATCCCGAGCTTTTGGTGCGCGGTGCTGGTGCTGTCGCTATGGGGCGCCAGCGAGGTGGGCGAAGTGGTCCGCGGCGCGTTGCATTCGCTGCCGCGTGGCCAGCGTGAAGCCGGCTTGTCGATTGGGTTGTCCGACCCGCAGCTCTACGGCTACGTGTTGCTGCCCCAAGCCCTCAAGCGTATGACGCCGCCGACCATCAACGTCTACACGCGGATCATCAAGACCAGCTCCCTGGCCGTGCTGATCGGTGTGGTCGATGTGATCAAGGTCGGTCAGCAAATCATCGAGCGCACCTATGAGTCGGTACTGATCTACGGCGTGCTGTTCCTGTTTTTCTTCTTTATCTGCTACCCGTTGTCGGCTGCCTCCAAGCGGCTGGAACGGCGCTGGGCCCAAGCATGA
- a CDS encoding amino acid ABC transporter ATP-binding protein, producing the protein MSALIEFQGFNKFFGEQQVLKGIDLRVQSGEVVVILGPSGCGKSTLLRCLNGLEVAHSGSLRFAGKELLDPHTDWRQVRQDVGMVFQSYHLFPHMSVLDNILLGPLKVQKRAPREAREQAEKLLARVGLADKRDAYPRQLSGGQQQRIAIVRSLCMNPQVMLFDEVTAALDPEMVKEVLEVIQGLARDGMTLLIVTHEMAFARAVADRVVFMEAGRILEQHTPEEFFTNPQTARAQQFLEKFSFVSTLPKKTKELELI; encoded by the coding sequence ATGAGCGCATTGATCGAGTTCCAGGGTTTCAACAAATTCTTCGGCGAACAGCAGGTGCTCAAGGGCATCGACTTGCGGGTCCAAAGCGGCGAAGTGGTGGTGATCCTCGGCCCCAGCGGCTGCGGCAAAAGCACGTTGTTGCGCTGCCTTAACGGCCTTGAAGTGGCGCACAGCGGCAGCCTGCGCTTTGCCGGCAAGGAGCTGTTGGACCCACACACCGACTGGCGCCAGGTGCGCCAGGACGTGGGCATGGTGTTCCAAAGCTACCATTTGTTTCCGCACATGAGCGTGCTCGACAACATCCTGCTCGGCCCGTTGAAAGTGCAAAAACGCGCGCCGCGCGAAGCCCGCGAGCAGGCAGAAAAACTGCTGGCACGCGTGGGCCTGGCCGACAAGCGCGATGCCTACCCGCGTCAGCTTTCCGGTGGCCAGCAGCAACGCATCGCCATCGTCCGCTCGTTGTGCATGAACCCCCAGGTCATGCTGTTTGACGAAGTCACCGCCGCCCTCGACCCGGAGATGGTCAAGGAAGTGCTGGAGGTGATCCAGGGCCTGGCCCGCGATGGCATGACCCTGCTGATCGTGACCCACGAAATGGCCTTCGCCCGCGCCGTCGCCGACCGCGTGGTGTTTATGGAGGCCGGTCGCATCCTCGAACAACACACCCCCGAAGAATTCTTTACGAACCCGCAAACCGCACGCGCGCAGCAGTTTCTGGAGAAGTTTTCCTTTGTTTCAACACTGCCCAAAAAGACCAAGGAACTGGAGCTGATATGA